Part of the Strix aluco isolate bStrAlu1 chromosome 20, bStrAlu1.hap1, whole genome shotgun sequence genome is shown below.
CAAACAACTTGGGAACAATCTTGTTGGCTGAGTCCCCCAGTTGACTCTTTTGCAGCCCAAGTCTTTTGTTTTAAGAAAGGCGTATTTTTTTCGATGACAGACCGAGCTATCCTGTGGGATCAGGCTCTTGTCCTGGAAAATCCAAAACCCCCTTTTTCTCATCCCAAGCAATTTGCTTGGAAACTTTCTGAGCCAGCCTGAATGCCAGATGTGTTGTCTTCTCTCCGGTTTTGTCAGATGTAATGAAGATTAGGTTGAGAAAACAAGTTGGCTTAACCAAGATGATACTCACTGCTGTTAGTATAACTAGCAATGATTAACTCTTTCCCTGTGACACCTTTCTTTGCCACCACTGCCATGTGCTGGTGCATCTTGGGCAGTGCCCTTAGCTGGTTTCAGAATGGATTTTGTCTCTTTGGACACAGGGCGATTGGACAGATCAGTACCGAGAGGCCTATGTGCAGCACTTAGGTCAGTGTGGGAAGACTTTTCCCCTCCTGATTTCAATCTGGAGCTTTGGTTTTAAGCCAGATGTATTcccagaaatttaatttaattttggggctttttgtgctttttctctctctgggtGGTAGCACCTTCCAGTCTGCAGGCAGCACTTCAGTTTGGGGCTGAGCATCCCCGAACACTCACGTGGGTCCTGGCCCTGCTGACCCGCGGCTGTGCCACCTGGCCCGGTGACCTGGGCTCTTGCGCCGTTCCTGGATGTGCCAAGTGCTCCCGGGGTCCAGCACAGCGTGCGCTGAGGCGCTGCCCACCGGCGCTGCCCACCAGCGTCCCAGCAGCGCCTGgtcctgcaggcaccgagggatTTGCTTTTGCACAAAGCTCAGGGGTGTTTTGGGGATGCAAAGCTTTGTCTTAGTCTGACTCAGCCCAAAATATGCCAATGCAATTTAGAGGAGATTGATCCTGCTGTGGGGGACCCCGGGCACATCCTCCCACCCACCTGGGCAAGACGTGGTCCTTGCTGGCTCAGTCCACGTTAGCAGCAGTTGCTGAGTGATAGCACTGTtcactgctgagctgcagctccaTGTCTTCCCTTTGCAGCTCCTTTGCTTGGAATATAGCCCTAAAAATACCCTGGATTAGTTATTCTGCTGCTGGAGGGACTGATCCTGGGAGCGCGGTGTTCCCCTTCCCTCGTGAGCATTCCCCTTCTCTCACGGGGCTTACGGCACTGCTGCCTGATGGCTCGGAGCTGTTGCCTTCTCTTGACaacccctttttttccttcttttgtcaaATCTCTTTACTGACCATTACAAAGCCAGCTGGGCTCTTTCCCTGCCAGCCTACCCgggggagctgcagctcccacagcAGGAAGGAAACTTGTCATAACCCACTGCAGACCTGGGGGTCCCGCAAGTCTCACTGCCCTCGAGGGAGGTGGGATGTTGtggggcagggctgagcccctgCTGCACTACGGGGCAGCCCCGAGAGCCTGCGGAGTGGGTGACTGGTGACCCAGACACAGCCACGGGgcgtgctgccaggctgcagcaaGTTGGGCAGTTCTCAGCatccccctctgcctcctcccctggGGTGTGGGACATTTCTGGGCAGAGCCATGCGCTCACCAGGAGCCCTGAGCCCTGCCCGTGACCTCACTGCCCCATGGCCTTTGGGGACATCACCCCCCTCTGCATCCCCTCTGCAGGGGCTTCGGGACAGAGCAGCCCTGGCTCGGGCTGGGCTGAGTGACGCTGTGGTGGGGCAGAGCCTGTGGGCCCATGGGCGACCcaggaggcagcggggctgggggtggcacagggacactgTCCCAGTATGGGGCCACGCTGGGACCCGTGTGTCCCCCAGCCCTGTGGCATTAACAGGGTCTGGACAGGGTGTCCTATTGTTAGAAAaatccttcttccctttgccacCGGGAGGTGCTGGGGTTGGGGACTGTCCTGTGGGCTGGGGCCAGAGCCACAAACACGTGTGTGAGGCCCCGCCAAGCCCCGGGGCACCGTCAGCCGAGCGTGCCGGGGCAGATGAGAGGGGTGATGGGAGCCAGGCGCCAGTGTGGGAGCGTGCCAGGGCATCCTTGTGTCCCTCCAGCCCTCACTTCCACCCCGCTCATTGGCAGGCGCAGGACACGTCGGCTGGAGGAGCCGAGGGCACTGCTTATGCTGCCAATCACTAACGAGTTGGGCTTCCAGTGGGGTTCCTCCCTCCCAGGGCTTCCCATCTGCAGGGGCCCTGCCTGTGCCTgcgcctgccctgcctgtgcccctgtgTGGCTGCGAGCCCACAGCTCGGCCACGGCTCGTGCCTGCACGGCAGCTTGCTCTGTGCCGGGTGACACAGCGGCTCCGACGCCTGGGCATAGGGGCTGGGACAGGACAGGGGCCAGCAACATCCCAGCCCCGCTGGGGGTGACCCCGTCCCCGATTTCCGTGTGGGTGCTGGAGACGTGTGTGTACCCTCGGGTCTGGAGGAGGGGCTGGGACCTCTCCTTCATCCCTGGGGACCCTCTTGGCCATCCAGGTCTGCCTCGGCCCCTTTGTGCACACACACCTGTGCACGTGGCTTCCCCTGCTCACCGCCACCAGCACTGCCAGCGAGGACGTCTCCTCCTCAGGGACAGGCTGGGGTGCAAAACCCTGCACCCCCGGGAGTAGGGCAGAGGGGGTGGCATGAGGCCGTGGCAGCTCCTCTCATGCTGGGACAGCCAGGGAGCGAGCCGTGGCACCGGCAACTGGCTGGGCGCTGGGCACTCCCTGCGGCTGGCAGCGCCCACCGCGCTGCGGCAGTTCATGTTGTCACACATCGTTACCTTGGCTGGTCCGAGCACTGCTGCTTCCACTGCCAGGGCCGGGCCACCACCAGCTGGGGGGTCCCACGGACCATCCCATGGAGTTCTGGGGCTGCTGCCCATTTTTGCCACCCTGCACCTGGCTCTGCCCACACAGAGGCCGGGGTCAGGAGGAGAGACCCCCACCCTGACCCGCAGCGTTGGCAGCAAAGGGCACTGGGATGCGCCTGCATGGGGCAGCTGTTTCTGCAAACTGCCCTGGTGATGTCACTGTCACCCCCAACACGACACCTCCCCACCGGGCTCCCCTGGGTGTTGCCCCTCACTGCCAGCCACCCCGCGTGGGCAGCAGAGCCGCAGTTGCAGCCACGTGTGCTCCACTTGCCCAGGCCTGAGCAGGCAGCACGGCTGTCCCAGGCACGCACATGCCCACACACATGTCTGCACGGGCGCACGCTCGTGTGCGCGCCCACACACCCACACATGCACACCCACCTAAACGCGTGTACGCACAGACACGCACCCACGTGCACACAAACACATCGGCACACCCGTGGGCATGTACACCTCCCCCATGCACCCCCACGGGCGTGCACCCCCCCCACATGCAACCCCCACACATGTGCAACCCCCTGCCAGCTCTCCATGGGGCTGGAAGCAGGGCCCGGCTGAGCCAGCCCTGGCGAAGGCAGGAGAAAATCCCCTGAaccaacggagctggtgcagggtctggagcacaggtctgatggggagcggctgagggaactgggggggtttagtctggagaagaggaggctgaggggagacctcatggccctctacaactccctgaaaggagggtgcagagaggggggatgagtctcttgagccaaggaaccagcgccaggacaagagggaatggcctcaagctgcgccagggcagggtcagactggctcttaggaaggatttctttgcagaaggggttgttgggcgttggaatgggctgcccagggcagggggggagtccccatccctggaggggttgaagagtcgggttgacccagcgctgagggacctggtggagttgggaacggtcagtgtgaggttaatggttggactggaggagcttcaaggtcctttccaaccgaggtgattctgggattctgtgaaccAGGTTTCCCCCCACTACAGACATGTGGGCTTGCCCTGCCCACCCTGCATCCAGCCGTGTGTCCAAGCTCCCGTGGCTGTGGCGCAGGGTCAGTCTGGCATCCCCACGCTGCTCTTCCTGGGCTGTCCCCATTCCTGGTGTGTGGCACCAGGTGTCCCCGGTGCTGCGGGTCatcctccctgcctcctgctccagcagtTCTTAGCCCCTGCCACTCCACAGAGATCCCCATCTCCAGCCTCACCCcccttccacgggctgcagccccccacaTGTCATCCCAGGCTGGGAGCCACTCCTGGGGTCCCAGCTGTGCTCGGCCTTGGGTTTGGGGGTGACCTGTTGGTACTTTCCCTTTGGGGACAGCGTTGTCACCCTGCTAATGCTACTGTCACTCCGCGTGATATCTGGGGTGGCGCGGAGGTGGCATGGTGCCCTGCAAGGACACCGGGGACATCTGCATGGTGGCCACAGGGTGCATGGTCACACTtgtggcagaggcaggcagggggATCTCCCCAGGGACCCCTCGTGGGGACGCCAGCACCCACCCGCGAGGGCTGGGGCAGTTAAGGGGACGTGCTGAGGGGACTGTGGGGCTGGGAGCCAGTGGTGATGTGCCAGCGGGCATGCCCTGGGACAGACAGCTTCACGGGGGCAGACTCAGCATCCTTTAGTGCTTGGGCTTGTGCCTGGCAAGTGTTTGCCCACCCAGCAGTGCAGAGGGTGCCCATGGGGCCCCGGGGCAGGCAGATGAGGCAGAGGGTGCTATGGTGAGGAAGGACTGGGGGGACACTCAGTGCCAGGGGGTGCACGGCCCACAGCACAGTGGGCACAGGGGGGAGCTGAGAGCCTCCCCGAGGCTGCCCAGGGCACTgaccccagcacccagccagaCTGGGGGTCCTGCTCCCCACCTTTTGTGCTTTAGAGCagcagttggggggggggggggggcactgtcagagtcccctcctcctctctgcagggTTCAGCATTTCTGGGAGCTGCTCCCCCACACCAGTGCTGTGACACACAAACCCCAGTCTAGCCACAGGTGGGGATTCTCTGCTGGCTTGTAGCTTTTGGCCCAGGGCATGTGACAAGCTCCTGACAGTTAatgggagctggaggaggctggaggggggTCACCCATTGGCAATGGTTCCCTGGGGGTACCGCTGGTGTGGGGCCATGGGGGAATGGGGGTTGCCTATAAGCAGGGAACCCAGGCGTCCCTGCCTGTGCCCTGATACTTTATTTCTGCTGCCTGAGCTGGCCCAAACCCAACCCTGCAGCCACCCGGGCTGGAGGCTGCTCTGCCGCTggcggggacagggatggggacagggatgggaccAGGGCACccaccaggcagggctggggtggctcctgggtgctggggagggagaggagctggctgccccagccctggggctccACCCGGgtctgggcagggcaggcagcagacaGAGCCTTTGCACAAGCCAGATTAAAGCCTTAAGTGGTTTCACTGCAGAGATGCTCAGCTGGGGCAGCGCTGGATCCTGCCTCGCTTTCCAAAGACTCGCAGCCTCCTCTCCGGCAGAGAGGCAGCCCCAGCTCCGGTGGGGGCACGGAGAGGGCCAGCGCAGGCAGCCCTGAGCCTGCAGATGGCAGGGGGTGAGGCAGAAGGGTCCGCCCGGCGGGGCTGAAGGCCCGTCCCTGGGAGCTGGGTGACCTTGTTTGGCAGGAGGGAGCGGGGTTATTTATAGCCGGAGAATGGCCGAGCCATACAAGGACGGGAGGGATGAGGTGCCTGGCTGCCCTTCTTTGGCGAGCTGCATCCCTGAGGGGCCACTCCCAGGTGTCCCTCTCCCCTGCATTGGCCCCAGGGACCTTCTGGCACGGCTCAGCACAGCTGCCCGCTGgccaggaggatgctgtggggaGATGGGGGCAAGCAGCGGGGGAAGAGCCTCCCAGTCTGTGCTCAAGGAGGCAAGGGGGTCCCCATGCCCAAAGAGCCAGAGTCCCTGTGCTGTGCCAGGCGGTGGGGTGACCAGTATCCCGGGCTGGGGAAAGCGCCTGCTCCCAGTCACATCCTGGGCAGGGCCCTGTGCAGGCAGGGGACACCTCTGCCAGAAAATGCCCTTGAAGCTGCCGGGCAGGTCACTGCCAGGACAGGAGCGGCCAGCCACGGCGGGTTGTTGAGCCCCAGTGCCTTCCTTCGGGatggcctggggcagctggggggtcTCCTGCCTCTGGACCTGaccccctgcctcctccccccgCAGTATGGCATCGTGCTGGACGCCGGCTCCTCCCATACAGCCATGTTCATCTACAAGTGGCCTGCAGACAAGGAGAACGACACCGGGGTGGTCAGCGAGCACAGCATGTGTGATGTGGAGGGTAAGGACTGTCCCAGTCCCCAGGGACCAGTGGCTGGTGGCAGGGTCTGTCACATCCCCTGAGGGCAGGGCACCGTGATGGTGCAAATGCCCTTGCAATGTCCAGCTGCCTCTCTGTGTGTTCACCAGCGCAGTGAGGTGTTACAAGGGGTCCAGCTCTGTTCCCAAAACCTCGCCCATTTCCCCCCACAAGGCTTGCAGCCATGCATGCCTGTGGTTTATCTTTTCTTGGCATGTGTTGAACCGCCAGGAAACAATTCGGGTCCCTGCGTAGCCCAGTGAGGAGCGAGAGATGGTTTCCCACCCTCCATTTAAGCCACCCTTCCCAGGCTGTCAGCCAGTGGGGGATGTGGCGTGGGCAGGGAGATGTGGCTGGACGCTGGATGGCTCCATGCCCACAGAAACCTGCAGCACCTGCCTTTTGAAAAGCCTGGGAGGAGCAAAGCTGCCCACCAAGCATCTTCCCACCAAGCTTCTGCCCACTGAGCTtctgcccaccccccccagggagcaatgctgttttctttctacAGGTCCTGGCATCTCCAGCTACAGCTCCAACCCTCCAGCTGCCGGGACAAGCCTGGTGCACTGCCTCAACCAGGGTCTGAGAGATGTGCCCAAGGAGAAGCAGGCGGGCACCCCACTCTACCTGGGTGCCACAGCCGGCATGCGCCTGCTCAAGTGAGTGCTTGCTCTGGCCGTGCCAGCTGCCTGGCCCCAAACACTGCCCGGGATGCCCATGGCAGGGCTGGAGATGGTGAAGGACAGCTGTGGTGTTGCCCCTTTGCCAGGCGAAGCTCCTAAccctcccagctgcctggctccATGTCCCTTGCAGAGGTGCTCCTGCCTTTCAGAGCAGGAGATgctctgcagggcacagccagcaCATGTCTGGGTGGAAAGGGGCTGGTGTGGGGCCAGCACCAGGATAACCCACCCAGTCTTTTTGTCCAGCCATGGGGAAAGTCCCCCTGCACCCATCGGCAGCCTGATGGGATGCAGTGAGACTAATTGCCCCATGGAAACCACACAGAGAAGGGAGTCGTGCCCCCCTCACCCAGCCACGGGATATGGCTCAGGAGGAGGGAGCACACCCTcgtccctgctgcctgcctcctTCTCCGGCAGAGACAAGGGGAATTAGCTGGGTTTTTGGGGGGACATCCCCACAGGTACCTGGGTGAGGACCCACCTATCTCCAGCCCCATGTGCCGTGGCAGGGCCAGGCCCCGAGGGCTTTGCGAGCAGCGGGGGCTCCGCTCGCAGCACCCCGGTGCAGCCCTGCCACTCTGCCCTCTCGCCTGGCCCGCAGCATCGCGAACCCCCAGGCTTCAGACGCCGTCCTCAGCGCCGTGGAGGCCACACTGAAGTCATACCCCTTCAATTTCCGGGGGGCAAAGATCCTGtcaggggaagaggaaggggtcTTCGGCTGGGTCACTGCAAACTACCTCCTGGAGAACTTCATCAAGGTGGGCAGGGGATCCCAGCAGGGACGGCTGTTCCCCAGCTTATCACAGCCTTACACCCGTTCTTGTCTTCCTTGCTCAGCGTGGGTGGCTTGGGGAATGGATCCAGCCCCAGAAGAAGACCCTGGGGGCCCTGGACTTCGGGGGCGCTTCCACACAGATCACCTTTGAAAGCAGGGACACCATCGAAGACCCCAGGAACGAGGTGATGCTGAAGCTGTACGGCCAGGTGTACAAAGTGTACACCCACAGCTTCCTCTGCTACGGAAGAGACCAGGTCCTCAAGAGGCTGCTCTCGAAGCTCCTCCAGGTACCAGCATGTGCTTGACAGGCACACCAGCTGTCATCACCCCACACAGGGTGCCTCCTCACCCTGGTGTTTGTACAGGGctgtcccccagccctggctctggGACAGCCCCACAGGGCTGGCTGCACATCTTTCCCAGTCAGCTCTTGTGTTTTGCCCCCGACCCTCTCCTGTGGTCCCAGGACTTCCTCCCACTCTCTCCATAAGTTGTTGTACCCCTCAGCCAGAGCTGAGACGTCCCGAGTCATCTTGAGACACTTGTGGCAACTGCCAGCTCCGCATCCCGCTGCCCAAGCTCCTCTGCATCCCCCCGGCAGGGAAACGGAGGCAGGCAGGCGATGGCAGGGCTGCTGTGCAGCGCTGGGGGAGCCGGGGCTACGGCACGGCTCACGAGTCCCGTGCATCGCTTCTCTGGCAGGCTGAGAGCTACCAAGCAACTGTCCCCCATCCCTGCTGGCCCACGGGCTACCACAAGAGCCTGTCACTGAGCAGTGTCTACGACAGCCCCTGCACAGAGAAGGAGAGGCCAAGCCTTGCCCTCAACACCACCGTCACTGTGGTTGGCACCGGGAACGGGAGCCTCTGCGCTCTGCACATCAACAAGCTCTTCGACTTCACCACCTGCTCCTTCTCCCACTGCTCCTTCGACGGCATTTTCCAGCCAGAGGTTTCAGGAAACTTCATTGTAAGTCCTGGCATGGAGCGGCGTGGTGGCCTGGCTGCTGGGTGTGCCggtgtccccagcccctgccATCACAAGGTGGCAAAGCGAGGGCAGTCGCTTCTGCGCACCGTGCCAGTCAGAGCAGCTGCTCGTGGTGAGGGGGTTTGTTCCCGGCCTGTCCCACGGCTGCCTCCTTTCTTCCATCAGGCCTTCTCTGCCTTCTTCTACACGGTGGACTTCATCCAGACAGTGATGGGGAGATCCGTGCACTTGCCCAGCGACCTGAAGGATGCTGCTGAGACCATCTGTGCCACCAGCTGGAGTGAGGTGGGCTCCAGAGACACCGCGGGGAGGAGAGGGCTACTTCATGTGGGGCATCACCTGGGCTCTGAGAGCAGCCCTTGGAGGGGGCTGGGTGTCCTGGCACCCATGGAGTAGGGGGAGGGTGTGTGATGGCTCCTACATGGGACCAGGAGAGGCTCAGGTAAGTATGGGCAGGGCCTTGGCCAGCCAGATGCAACCACCCAGAGCTTCAGGCTACAGAAACAAAGCCCAGGCCCTGCTGGCTTgaccctttttctctctccctccatgCATCCCATCCAGCTGCTCCAGAAAGCCCCCAAGCTGGAGAAGAGGCTGGCAGATTACTGCGCTGTCAgcatatttgtttatttgctcaCCACCAAAGGCTACAACTTCAACAACCATTCCTTCCCCAACATTGCCTTCCAAAAGAAGGTGAGTAACACCAGAGCACATACTCATCCCACGGTATCTGTTTGGAGTTAGGCCAAAAAGCCCTGCAGGAGAGATGATCCCATACCAAGAAAGAGCCAAGCAATCTGAGGGAAGATCTTGGGGAACAGGGCCAGGACGGGACTCCCAGTTTTTGGGTGGATCTTCtgggagatggaaaaaaatgagcTGAGCTGACTGTAGGGTGGTCACATAGACAGGAATTTGAAGGTCCTCTAGGTCCTTCCTTGGCCCTCAAGACACCAGCCATCTCAAAAAACTCTTTGCTCTAGTTTGTTGGGAAGTTATCTCAGGGCAGGAGCCCACCTTTGCCAAGTCTCCTCACCTACATGAGTCACAGGATGGGCAGCGAGATTAGGACTGGCCTGAGTAGACAAGATCCTGCTCCCATCAGATGAGCCCAGCTCAGCATGGGATGGTCACTGCTTTgtccctgggctggctggacccATAGGCAAACAAGGGCTCAGGGTGTTGTGGACTGCCCCAAACCCCTCTCCTGCATTGGGCTGACAGATGATCCCTGGAAGGTCTCTTGATGGCCATGGAGCTGGGTTGACCACGGTGGTGACCATGCCATGCTGTTCCCACAGGCAGGAGAAACCTCCATCGGCTGGGCCCTGGGCTACATGCTAAACCTCACCAACATGATCCCAGCGGAGAAGCCCTCTTCCCACAAAAGCATGCTGTACAACTACTGGGTCATCCTCATCCTGCTCTTTGTGGTCACCACCCTGACGTCTCTGGTGACTGCCATCTGCCTGCTCCGGCGCAGCAAGTCCCTCACAATCTAATGGCAGGGACATGGTGGGTCTTGTCTGCAGGACCCAGCACCATCCTTTCTGCTGGCGTCTCCATGGCCTGAACACTTGGGATGCAGCAAGTGCTCAGAGATGTCCTCCTCCAATACCCAATGCTGCCTGTCCCAGAAGGAAAGCAGTCCCATTTTGCCCTCCCCTTGCTTTCAAGCTGCAGGAAAGGGGGGGACAGAAGAGGACCACTGGCCATGCAGGAGAATGGCTTAAGGGTTTCCAAGTGCTACTCAGGGATGGACCCCGGACCAGCCTTGGGATGTGGATGTTCAGACCTGGGGAACCTTTCTGCTGCCAGACCTGGGCTGGACCGGGCCAGCGAGTCCAGACAAGAGcatgatttattttcatgtgcATGGGGTGGGCGGGGAGTATTACTTATGCTAGTCCTTATAGCTGACCTCACTAGCCTGTCCCTGGAGCATCAGCCCTGCCTCCTGGGGAGCTTTGGGCATCACTTAGAGCCTCTGCTGTCTTTCTGGC
Proteins encoded:
- the ENTPD2 gene encoding ectonucleoside triphosphate diphosphohydrolase 2; amino-acid sequence: MARRVAAVLLLLALGCLLGILLLCLGSGDTRGPPGFKYGIVLDAGSSHTAMFIYKWPADKENDTGVVSEHSMCDVEGPGISSYSSNPPAAGTSLVHCLNQGLRDVPKEKQAGTPLYLGATAGMRLLNIANPQASDAVLSAVEATLKSYPFNFRGAKILSGEEEGVFGWVTANYLLENFIKRGWLGEWIQPQKKTLGALDFGGASTQITFESRDTIEDPRNEVMLKLYGQVYKVYTHSFLCYGRDQVLKRLLSKLLQAESYQATVPHPCWPTGYHKSLSLSSVYDSPCTEKERPSLALNTTVTVVGTGNGSLCALHINKLFDFTTCSFSHCSFDGIFQPEVSGNFIAFSAFFYTVDFIQTVMGRSVHLPSDLKDAAETICATSWSELLQKAPKLEKRLADYCAVSIFVYLLTTKGYNFNNHSFPNIAFQKKAGETSIGWALGYMLNLTNMIPAEKPSSHKSMLYNYWVILILLFVVTTLTSLVTAICLLRRSKSLTI